One Fusobacterium ulcerans DNA segment encodes these proteins:
- a CDS encoding Bax inhibitor-1/YccA family protein — translation MNEYDLNEMRNEQGVYVNVETTNKFLRKVFLNMVIGVLITTLVPIYLFGFNARLLYAIMPYFKIIMFAEIALVFGLSLGINKMSSGTARMMFFLYSLMNGILFSSLGFVFHPVSIFYTLGVALIMFIVIAAYGYTTSEDLSNYGKYLMTGLISIIIMSVINFFLKAPFLYWIGTVLGIVIFSALIAYDVNRIKKIAFQMANGDEEAMNKLGIIGALNLYLDFINLFLYLLRIFGKRRR, via the coding sequence ATGAACGAATACGATTTAAATGAAATGCGTAACGAGCAAGGAGTTTATGTCAATGTAGAAACGACGAACAAATTCCTTAGGAAAGTTTTTTTGAACATGGTAATTGGAGTACTTATTACAACACTAGTACCAATATACTTATTTGGTTTTAATGCAAGACTGCTGTATGCTATAATGCCTTATTTTAAAATAATAATGTTTGCAGAAATAGCATTGGTATTTGGATTAAGTTTAGGAATTAATAAGATGTCTTCTGGAACTGCAAGAATGATGTTCTTTCTTTATTCACTAATGAATGGAATTCTTTTCAGCAGTCTGGGATTTGTATTTCACCCTGTGAGTATATTTTATACTTTAGGAGTGGCTCTGATAATGTTTATAGTCATTGCAGCTTATGGGTATACTACAAGTGAAGATCTTAGCAACTATGGTAAATATTTAATGACAGGACTTATCAGTATAATTATAATGTCAGTAATCAATTTCTTCCTTAAAGCTCCTTTTCTTTACTGGATTGGAACTGTATTAGGAATAGTTATTTTCTCAGCTCTTATAGCTTATGATGTTAACAGAATCAAAAAGATAGCTTTCCAAATGGCAAACGGCGACGAAGAAGCTATGAATAAACTTGGAATAATTGGTGCATTGAATCTCTATCTTGACTTTATAAACCTATTCTTATATCTGTTAAGAATATTTGGAAAAAGAAGAAGGTAG
- a CDS encoding autotransporter outer membrane beta-barrel domain-containing protein codes for MKIKKLLPLVFAAISVSLFGGTHDLQTNLSEINGKIITDRGRSQFRESVMFKKMDRRGYSGSSQYIEGIGKIKSSYDKDDNNTDYDAKIKGFLMATNSTFLSNPDFMTGMSFGYIRSRAEFDDQDDSSQKIRTYGLNTYLAYNKENWLFIGRAGYDESKNILKTTNISNIVYRTKNYSLGAEGGYFFELGEKSLLYPYLGVGWNQYTTKGHDGISTSNDRVGSGNVGLMYSKEMGDKFLFTGNAEWSYEFADRKKFITDSGKIKALEVSRDTGMFSLGLGYYIDPDFLVNVKYQGYVNKNYYYDMIILSFIHNF; via the coding sequence ATGAAAATAAAAAAATTACTCCCTTTAGTATTTGCAGCTATTTCTGTCAGTTTATTTGGAGGAACACATGACCTTCAAACAAACCTTTCAGAGATAAATGGAAAAATTATAACTGACAGAGGAAGAAGTCAGTTCAGAGAAAGCGTAATGTTTAAAAAAATGGATAGAAGAGGTTACAGTGGCAGTTCTCAATATATTGAAGGAATAGGAAAAATCAAGTCTTCTTATGATAAAGATGATAATAATACTGATTATGATGCAAAGATTAAAGGATTTTTAATGGCCACTAACAGTACTTTCTTATCTAACCCTGACTTCATGACAGGAATGAGCTTTGGTTATATAAGATCAAGGGCTGAATTTGATGATCAAGATGACAGCAGCCAAAAGATAAGAACTTATGGATTAAATACTTATCTTGCATATAACAAAGAAAACTGGCTTTTTATTGGAAGAGCTGGATATGATGAAAGTAAGAATATTTTAAAAACTACAAATATTTCTAATATAGTTTACAGAACTAAAAACTATTCTTTAGGAGCAGAGGGAGGATATTTCTTTGAACTTGGAGAAAAGTCACTCCTTTATCCATACTTAGGAGTTGGCTGGAATCAGTATACTACTAAAGGTCATGATGGAATATCTACTTCTAATGACAGAGTAGGAAGTGGAAATGTCGGACTTATGTATTCGAAAGAAATGGGAGATAAGTTCTTATTTACAGGAAATGCAGAATGGTCTTATGAATTTGCAGATAGAAAAAAATTTATTACAGATTCAGGAAAAATAAAGGCATTGGAAGTATCAAGAGATACAGGAATGTTTAGTTTAGGTTTAGGATATTATATTGATCCAGACTTTTTAGTAAATGTAAAATATCAAGGTTATGTAAATAAAAATTATTACTATGACATGATAATTTTAAGTTTTATACATAATTTCTAA
- a CDS encoding GNAT family N-acetyltransferase translates to MKLEIRLEEKNDYRKVEEMVREAFWNLYVLGASEHFIPYYLRDSEVTIPELNFVAVKDGEIVGYIFYTKAEVRDKNGKAHEILNFGPLCVDPKYHNLGIGKALIEHSKKTAAEMGYKGIAIYGYPGYYTRVGFQSAAKFGIARADGVFVKALLAMELYPGSLEGISGNLHEFLSDIPFGGDEFFEYESTFPPKEKRHEPSQDTFAEMADKLEDPENIKI, encoded by the coding sequence TTGAAATTAGAAATAAGATTAGAAGAAAAAAATGATTATAGAAAAGTTGAAGAGATGGTTAGAGAAGCCTTTTGGAATCTATATGTTCTAGGAGCCAGCGAACATTTTATCCCTTACTATTTAAGAGATTCTGAAGTAACGATTCCTGAACTTAACTTTGTAGCAGTTAAAGATGGAGAAATAGTTGGATATATTTTCTATACAAAAGCTGAAGTAAGAGATAAAAATGGGAAAGCCCATGAGATTTTAAATTTCGGCCCCTTATGTGTAGATCCAAAATATCATAATCTTGGAATAGGAAAAGCTTTAATAGAACATAGTAAAAAAACAGCAGCTGAAATGGGATATAAGGGAATAGCTATATATGGTTACCCTGGGTACTATACAAGAGTTGGATTTCAAAGTGCAGCTAAGTTTGGAATAGCAAGAGCTGATGGCGTTTTTGTTAAAGCACTTTTAGCTATGGAGCTTTATCCTGGTTCTCTGGAAGGAATTTCTGGAAATCTTCATGAATTTTTAAGTGATATTCCATTTGGAGGAGATGAGTTTTTTGAGTATGAATCAACATTTCCACCAAAAGAAAAAAGACATGAGCCATCACAAGATACATTTGCAGAAATGGCTGATAAATTAGAAGATCCAGAAAATATAAAAATTTAA
- a CDS encoding ROK family protein produces MEIIYQKREKLRNENRTFRFLVEVREFSKLEISQYLNISIPTVTKILERFLTSKLIYETGTNSGKLGRKAVKYQFNPNAYFSIGIKVEMNHISMVLINLDGKILKQTVVKEEFINSENFVFLVINELKKFLWEFDKKEFIKGIGIVLPGVVDPENNMIKLGGNFTLLNQDMKEIEEEFGLPIFLENEANAGAIGEYIVNHSGLQTKKNILFISIDTGIGSGIIVEDQLYRGKGNKSGEIGHIPIIPNGDKCVCGSEGCLEQYCSNLALMKEFEKEFQCEIKEYEDIFQKKFIETEKGKNILERYTWILALGIKTALMMLNSDKIIIGGKISDYKEYFEPLLKEIIFSNNIFSKDTDILEFSSLSDNANLLGAAFIPLGEFYKTYNEDV; encoded by the coding sequence ATGGAAATAATTTATCAAAAGAGAGAGAAACTCAGAAATGAAAACAGAACTTTTAGATTTCTGGTGGAGGTAAGAGAATTCAGCAAGTTAGAAATATCTCAATATTTGAATATCAGTATACCAACAGTTACGAAAATATTAGAAAGATTTTTAACGAGTAAGCTGATATATGAAACAGGAACTAACAGTGGTAAACTTGGCAGAAAAGCGGTAAAATATCAATTTAATCCTAATGCTTATTTTTCCATAGGAATCAAAGTAGAAATGAATCATATATCTATGGTTCTGATAAATCTTGATGGAAAAATATTAAAACAGACTGTTGTCAAAGAAGAATTTATTAATAGTGAGAATTTTGTCTTTCTGGTCATAAACGAATTGAAAAAATTTTTATGGGAATTTGATAAAAAAGAATTTATAAAGGGAATAGGGATAGTTCTTCCGGGAGTTGTAGATCCAGAAAATAATATGATAAAATTAGGTGGAAATTTTACTCTTCTTAATCAGGATATGAAAGAAATAGAAGAAGAATTTGGTCTTCCAATATTCTTAGAAAATGAAGCTAATGCTGGTGCTATAGGTGAGTATATAGTTAATCACTCTGGACTTCAGACAAAGAAAAATATTCTTTTCATATCAATAGACACTGGTATAGGTTCTGGAATTATAGTTGAAGATCAGTTGTACAGAGGAAAAGGAAATAAATCTGGGGAAATAGGGCATATTCCAATTATCCCAAATGGAGATAAATGTGTTTGCGGAAGTGAAGGGTGTCTTGAACAATATTGTTCTAATCTAGCTTTAATGAAAGAATTTGAAAAAGAATTCCAATGTGAAATTAAAGAGTATGAAGATATCTTCCAGAAAAAATTTATAGAAACAGAAAAAGGTAAGAATATATTAGAGAGATATACATGGATTTTAGCATTAGGAATAAAAACAGCCTTGATGATGCTGAATTCTGATAAAATAATAATCGGAGGAAAAATTTCTGATTATAAAGAATATTTTGAACCTTTACTTAAAGAGATAATTTTCTCAAATAATATTTTCAGTAAAGATACAGATATTCTTGAATTTTCTTCTCTTTCTGATAATGCTAATTTATTGGGAGCAGCATTTATTCCCTTGGGAGAATTTTATAAAACATACAACGAAGATGTTTAA
- the nfo gene encoding deoxyribonuclease IV produces MKRTREEKIARKFIGAHVSTVGGPFNAPKNAKEIGARAFGMFVKNQRRWEAKPLTDEDIEKFKKALKEYSYTNEYILPHDSYLINLGSKDEEKREKSLNAFIEEIKRCDQLGLKYLNTHPGSHLNEITEDECIANIAECINKAIDATENIVIVLENTSGQGSNMGYKFEHLGKIIEKIKNKERIGACIDTCHTITAGYELKDEAGYKKTMDEFEKYVGFKYLKGVHLNDSKFDTGSKKDRHDSIGKGILGMEFFERFMNDERFDNIPIILETIDSSIWKEEINLLYSLIK; encoded by the coding sequence ATGAAAAGAACAAGAGAAGAAAAAATTGCGAGAAAATTTATAGGTGCTCATGTCAGCACAGTAGGTGGACCTTTCAACGCTCCTAAAAATGCAAAAGAAATAGGAGCAAGAGCCTTTGGAATGTTTGTTAAAAATCAAAGAAGATGGGAAGCCAAGCCATTAACTGATGAAGACATAGAAAAATTCAAAAAAGCTTTAAAAGAATACAGCTACACTAATGAGTATATACTTCCTCATGACAGTTATCTTATAAATCTAGGTTCAAAAGATGAAGAGAAGAGAGAAAAATCTCTAAACGCTTTTATTGAAGAGATAAAAAGATGTGATCAATTAGGATTGAAATACCTAAACACTCACCCTGGAAGCCACCTAAATGAAATAACTGAAGATGAATGTATAGCTAATATAGCAGAATGTATAAACAAAGCTATTGATGCTACAGAAAATATAGTTATTGTACTGGAGAATACATCTGGTCAAGGTTCGAATATGGGATATAAATTTGAACATTTAGGAAAAATTATTGAAAAAATAAAAAATAAAGAAAGAATAGGAGCTTGTATTGATACTTGCCATACAATAACTGCTGGGTATGAATTAAAAGATGAAGCAGGTTATAAAAAAACTATGGATGAGTTTGAAAAATATGTTGGTTTTAAATATCTTAAAGGAGTACATCTTAATGACTCTAAATTTGATACTGGAAGTAAAAAAGATAGACATGACAGTATAGGAAAAGGAATATTAGGAATGGAATTTTTCGAAAGATTTATGAATGATGAAAGATTTGATAATATCCCTATTATATTGGAAACTATTGATAGTTCTATCTGGAAAGAAGAAATAAACCTTTTATATAGTCTTATCAAATAA
- a CDS encoding nitroreductase family protein gives MDFLSRRTIRKFKEKKVEKEVVMELMKTALVSPSGRNRKPYEFVVIDDKEIIKKLSVAKESGATFAADAPLMIVILGHENPTWDDDCAIASTIIQLKAHDLGLGSCWIQTKEKVDSEGNATDENIKKILGAPSELKVHNMMALGYPDEEKPAYTDADVDMAKLHFNKF, from the coding sequence ATGGATTTTTTAAGCAGAAGAACAATAAGAAAATTTAAAGAAAAAAAAGTAGAAAAAGAAGTGGTAATGGAGCTTATGAAGACTGCATTAGTATCTCCTAGTGGTAGAAATAGAAAGCCGTATGAATTTGTAGTAATAGATGATAAAGAAATAATAAAAAAATTATCTGTAGCTAAAGAAAGTGGAGCAACATTTGCAGCTGATGCACCACTTATGATAGTTATACTAGGGCATGAAAATCCTACTTGGGATGACGATTGTGCTATTGCCAGTACTATAATTCAATTAAAAGCTCATGATTTAGGACTTGGATCTTGCTGGATACAGACTAAAGAAAAAGTAGACAGTGAAGGGAATGCAACTGATGAAAATATCAAAAAGATTCTAGGAGCTCCATCAGAATTAAAAGTTCATAATATGATGGCTTTAGGATATCCTGATGAAGAGAAACCTGCCTATACAGATGCTGATGTTGATATGGCAAAACTTCATTTTAATAAATTCTAA
- a CDS encoding DinB family protein, which produces MSIASDWNIQQKNLKELISKKETFDSAKELYLSMHKYLHFSDIDDTLMNQLWKSLDTKDFSIMPTIKDVTIAWNIWHITRIEDLTINILLNENNQIFNKEWKKKLNVEFTDTGNAMTDDEIMELSRNINIDVLKEYRKAVGNQSQNILSKLVFEDMKRKVESKNIEKILKEGGVTTHPDSIWLLDFWGRKNVAGIILMPGTRHQIGHLNDCINLKEKIDKKKDYYKS; this is translated from the coding sequence ATGAGTATAGCATCAGATTGGAATATACAGCAAAAAAATTTAAAAGAACTTATAAGCAAAAAAGAAACTTTTGATAGTGCAAAAGAGCTTTATCTCTCTATGCACAAATACCTTCATTTTTCTGATATTGATGACACCTTAATGAATCAATTATGGAAAAGCCTTGATACAAAAGATTTTTCTATTATGCCAACAATTAAAGATGTAACTATTGCTTGGAATATCTGGCATATAACAAGAATTGAAGATCTTACTATAAATATACTTCTTAATGAAAATAATCAGATATTTAACAAGGAGTGGAAAAAGAAGCTTAATGTAGAATTTACTGATACTGGAAATGCAATGACTGATGATGAAATAATGGAATTAAGCAGGAATATAAATATTGATGTATTAAAAGAATATAGAAAAGCTGTAGGAAATCAAAGTCAAAATATACTTTCAAAACTTGTATTTGAAGATATGAAAAGAAAAGTAGAAAGTAAAAACATTGAAAAAATACTAAAAGAAGGTGGAGTAACCACTCATCCTGATTCAATATGGCTTTTAGATTTCTGGGGAAGAAAAAATGTTGCTGGAATAATACTTATGCCTGGAACCAGACATCAAATAGGTCATTTAAATGATTGTATAAATCTCAAAGAAAAAATTGATAAGAAAAAAGATTATTATAAAAGTTAA
- a CDS encoding pseudouridine synthase: MRLDKFLTECGLGSRREVKELLNTGEITVNGAVADNPQMNIKENDDEVFYQERKLEYKKFRYYILNKKAGYITAVGDARDQTVMDLLPDWVIKKDLAPVGRLDKDTEGLLLLTSDGALNHKLLSPKNHVEKTYYAELEKEISEADLERLRNGVDIGGYITMPGKAVKIDSCKIHLTIKEGKFHQVKKMLEAVGNKVTFLRRVSFGKLKLEDLELGAVKEVSIEDII; this comes from the coding sequence ATGAGATTAGATAAATTTTTAACAGAATGTGGACTTGGCAGCAGAAGAGAAGTAAAAGAACTGCTTAATACAGGAGAAATAACTGTAAATGGGGCAGTGGCTGATAATCCGCAAATGAATATAAAAGAGAATGATGATGAAGTTTTTTATCAAGAAAGAAAGCTTGAATATAAGAAATTCAGATACTATATACTGAATAAAAAAGCTGGGTACATAACTGCTGTAGGAGATGCAAGAGATCAGACAGTTATGGATTTGTTGCCTGACTGGGTAATAAAAAAAGACTTAGCTCCTGTTGGAAGATTAGATAAAGATACTGAAGGGCTTCTTCTGCTGACTAGCGATGGAGCTTTAAATCATAAACTGCTGTCTCCAAAAAATCATGTGGAGAAAACTTATTACGCTGAACTTGAAAAAGAGATTTCTGAAGCAGATTTAGAAAGATTAAGAAATGGAGTAGATATAGGAGGATATATTACAATGCCGGGAAAGGCAGTAAAAATAGATTCTTGTAAAATCCACCTGACTATAAAAGAAGGAAAATTCCATCAAGTAAAAAAAATGTTGGAAGCAGTAGGGAATAAAGTTACATTTTTAAGAAGAGTTTCTTTTGGAAAATTAAAATTGGAAGATTTAGAACTCGGAGCTGTAAAAGAAGTAAGTATAGAAGATATTATATAA
- a CDS encoding tyrosine-type recombinase/integrase, with protein MDIVKREETGVAVSRRKKRNKEERKSIFEIYRSQKTLKDYMFYLKDFLNFVYEGEEGIRAEELIELMKDVEKQDVEDYIAYLVEDRKLKKTSINKIISSLKSLYKEMEKNGYENPFKYVELFKVSRNIDNVLKLSFEDIKKIIGQYQINGEKDYRNVNILYTLFYTGMRSQELINLKFKHILEREGNYYIKLEETKSGREQYKSVHDILIKKLKEYKEYLQSLYNIDDSDIEDHYVFSSSTEKNTQLSYRALYDLVQNMGKLIGKDISPHNVRHAVATELSINGADILEIRDFLGHADTRVTEVYINAKSILEKRVLEKLPVFSSLEDIDEEK; from the coding sequence ATGGATATAGTTAAAAGAGAAGAAACCGGAGTAGCAGTCAGTCGAAGAAAGAAAAGAAACAAAGAAGAACGTAAAAGTATTTTTGAAATATATCGTTCTCAAAAAACTCTTAAAGATTATATGTTCTATCTTAAAGATTTTCTCAATTTCGTATATGAAGGAGAGGAAGGAATAAGAGCAGAAGAATTAATCGAACTGATGAAAGATGTAGAAAAACAAGATGTGGAAGACTATATCGCTTACTTGGTAGAAGACAGAAAGCTAAAGAAAACATCTATAAACAAGATAATTTCTTCATTAAAATCTTTATATAAGGAAATGGAAAAAAATGGTTATGAAAATCCATTTAAATATGTAGAACTTTTTAAAGTGTCAAGAAATATTGATAATGTACTTAAATTATCTTTCGAGGACATAAAAAAAATTATAGGACAATATCAAATAAATGGAGAAAAGGACTATAGAAATGTAAATATTTTATATACATTATTTTATACTGGAATGAGAAGTCAGGAATTAATCAATCTTAAATTCAAGCATATACTAGAAAGAGAAGGGAACTATTACATAAAATTGGAAGAAACTAAAAGTGGAAGAGAGCAATATAAATCTGTCCATGATATCCTTATTAAAAAATTGAAAGAATATAAAGAATATCTCCAGTCTCTTTACAATATAGATGACAGCGATATAGAGGATCACTATGTCTTTAGCAGCTCAACAGAAAAAAATACTCAACTTTCATACAGAGCACTTTATGATCTAGTTCAAAATATGGGTAAATTAATTGGTAAAGATATCAGTCCACATAATGTACGTCATGCTGTGGCAACAGAACTTTCTATTAATGGAGCAGATATTTTAGAGATAAGAGATTTTCTTGGTCATGCCGATACAAGAGTAACAGAAGTTTATATAAATGCTAAATCAATTTTAGAAAAAAGAGTTTTAGAAAAACTTCCTGTCTTTTCTTCTTTAGAAGATATTGATGAAGAAAAATAG
- a CDS encoding PhzF family isomerase translates to MKNTYKIYQIDSFSNKKFFGNPAGVVYKADGLTEVDMQRIARELNNSETAFIFSSDSKEYDVHVRFFTPLREVPICGHATIAAHYVIALENNFKEKTCIRQKTGAGILPVEIEPIDNSYNVIMTQGKVEFGDIINGKNLDRLVSALGIDNDDLITAAPVQIVSTGHSKVMIGIKDYKQLHNLRPDMKELNKLSDIINCNGYFVFTFDSKEKDILLKGRMFAPAIGIEEDPVTGNANGPVGAYIVKYNLVKIENDNLKFSAKQGMSIDREGTINVNVHIENSEPVKVQVSGTATVVFKTEIEL, encoded by the coding sequence ATGAAAAATACTTATAAGATTTATCAAATTGATTCTTTTTCTAATAAGAAGTTTTTTGGAAACCCAGCTGGAGTAGTTTATAAAGCTGATGGATTAACTGAAGTGGATATGCAGAGAATAGCAAGAGAATTAAACAATTCTGAAACAGCTTTTATTTTTTCATCTGATTCAAAGGAATACGATGTTCATGTAAGATTTTTTACTCCTTTAAGAGAAGTTCCAATTTGTGGTCATGCTACTATAGCAGCACATTATGTCATTGCCTTAGAAAATAATTTCAAAGAAAAAACTTGTATCAGACAGAAAACAGGTGCAGGAATACTTCCAGTGGAAATAGAACCAATAGATAATAGCTATAATGTTATTATGACACAGGGAAAAGTAGAATTCGGAGATATTATAAATGGAAAGAATTTAGACAGATTAGTTTCTGCTTTAGGAATTGACAATGATGATCTTATAACAGCAGCTCCTGTACAGATAGTTTCAACAGGGCATTCTAAAGTAATGATAGGAATAAAAGACTATAAACAGCTTCATAATTTGAGACCTGATATGAAAGAACTCAATAAACTGAGCGATATTATAAATTGTAATGGATATTTCGTATTTACTTTTGACAGCAAAGAAAAAGATATTCTTTTGAAAGGAAGAATGTTTGCTCCAGCCATAGGTATAGAAGAAGATCCAGTAACTGGGAATGCCAATGGACCAGTGGGAGCATATATAGTAAAATATAATTTGGTAAAAATTGAAAATGATAATTTGAAATTTTCTGCTAAGCAGGGAATGTCTATAGATAGAGAAGGAACAATAAATGTAAATGTTCATATAGAAAATAGCGAGCCAGTAAAAGTTCAAGTATCTGGAACAGCAACTGTAGTTTTTAAAACTGAAATAGAATTGTAA